The Malus domestica chromosome 10, GDT2T_hap1 genome contains a region encoding:
- the LOC139189066 gene encoding endo-1,4-beta-xylanase 5-like: MEGTNITSSFLLFLFLLMGVVSFEGPLYDSTAYTECKLQPEEPLYGGGIIVDRLGNSASSGVYSTSFILHNLTQGTIYCFSSWVKIEGAGSALIRASLKTENETNKCVGTVLAKHGCWSFLKGGFVLNSPSQLSTLFFQNADDRDVNIEITSSSLQPFSVQQWSTYQQYMINTKRKRAVTVHVSDKQGKRLQGLEIDIEQVSKDFPFGSAIAKTILGNLPYQDWFAKRFNAAVFENELKWYATEPEQGKTNYTIADQMLQFVRANQVIARGHNIFWEDPKYTPQWVRNLTGSDLQSAVNSRIQSLMSKYREEFVHWDVSNEMLHFDFYEQKLGPNATLHFFETAHKSDPLATLFMNDFNVVETCSDVNSTVDSYISRLRELRHGGALMDGIGLEGHFTVPNLPLMRAILDKLATLGLPIWLTEVDISSTLDKETQAIYLEQVLREGFSHPSVNGIMLWTAMHPNGCYQMCLTDNNLQNLPAGDVVDKLLKEWQTGEIEGQTDEHGSYSFYGFLGEYKVSVKYGNRSSSSTLSLCQGKETRHVSIQM, encoded by the exons ATGGAAGGCACAAATATTACTTCAAGCTTCCTATTGTTCTTGTTTCTCCTCATGGGTGTTGTTTCATTTG AGGGCCCACTTTATGATTCTACTGCTTACACTGAG TGTAAATTGCAGCCGGAGGAGCCTCTGTACGGCGGTGGGATCATCGTTGATCGGTTGGGAAACTCTGCAAGTAGTGGAGTTTATTCAACATCGTTCATACTGCACAATCTCACACAGGGCACCATTTACTGTTTCTCCA GTTGGGTCAAGATAGAGGGTGCAGGCTCAGCTCTCATAAGGGCAAGCCTAAAGacagaaaatgaaacaaataagTGTGTAGGAACTGTTTTGGCTAAGCATGGATGCTGGTCATTTCTCAAGGGTGGCTTTGTCCTAAACTCACCATCCCAATTATCCACCTTATTCTTTCAg AATGCAGATGACAGAGATGTCAACATTGAAATTACCAGCTCTTCTTTGCAGCCATTTAGTGTTCAACAATGGAGCACGTATCAGCAATATATGATCAACACT AAACGGAAGCGTGCCGTGACGGTTCATGTCTCAGATAAGCAAGGAAAGAGGCTGCAAGGATTGGAAATTGACATAGAGCAAGTCTCCAAAGATTTCCCATTTGGATCTGCAATTGCAAAGACCATTCTAGGCAATTTGCCCTATCAG GATTGGTTCGCAAAACGATTCAATGCAGCGGTGTTTGAGAACGAACTCAAGTGGTACGCGACGGAGCCAGAACAGGGCAAAACCAACTACACCATTGCAGATCAAATGCTGCAATTTGTGCGCGCCAACCAAGTCATTGCTAGAGGTCACAACATATTCTGGGAAGACCCCAAATACACGCCGCAATGGGTTCGAAACCTCACCGGCAGCGACCTGCAATCTGCCGTAAACTCCAGAATCCAAAGCCTAATGAGCAAGTACAGAGAAGAGTTCGTCCATTGGGACGTCAGCAACGAAATGCTTCACTTTGATTTCTACGAGCAGAAGCTTGGCCCCAACGCCACATTGCATTTCTTTGAGACGGCACACAAATCTGACCCTTTGGCAACCCTTTTCATGAATGATTTTAATGTGGTGGAGACTTGCAGTGATGTGAATTCGACCGTTGATTCCTACATTTCAAGGTTGAGAGAGCTTAGGCATGGTGGAGCATTGATGGATGGGATTGGACTGGAGGGTCATTTTACAGTACCAAACCTCCCTCTAATGAGAGCAATCCTTGACAAGTTGGCCACATTAGGCCTTCCCATTTGGCTTACGGAGGTTGATATCAGCAGCACCCTAGACAAAGAAACACAG GCAATTTATCTTGAACAAGTTTTGAGAGAAGGCTTTTCGCATCCATCTGTGAATGGGATAATGCTTTGGACTGCAATGCATCCTAATGGGTGCTACCAAATGTGCCTCACGGACAATAATCTCCAAAACCTACCTGCTGGTGATGTGGTGGACAAGCTCTTGAAAGAATGGCAAACTGGGGAGATAGAGGGGCAGACAGATGAGCATGGATCTTACAGCTTCTATGGTTTCTTGGGTGAATATAAAGTAAGTGTCAAATATGGTAATagatcttcaagttcaacattATCATTGTGTCAAGGTAAAGAAACTAGACATGTTAGCATTCAGATGTAA
- the LOC139188765 gene encoding protein NUCLEAR FUSION DEFECTIVE 4-like, with the protein MGFASDRSSVSSATKWMGFVTAVWVQAISGNNYTFSNYSDALKTLMSLTQLELNNLSVAKDVGKAFGLLAGLASDKLPTWVILLIGSVEGLVGYGAQWLVVSERIKPLSYWQMCIFLCMGGNSTTWMNTAILVTCIRNFRRNRGPVSGILKGYVGLSTAIFTDLCAALFNNDPASFLLMLSITPFAVCLTAMLFLREVTPSSSSAEDHRDSRYFWIVNAGAVCVAVYLLAYDFIPDPSNLFSLVFSVILLILLASPLVIPAYAFFTAWASKPDRVASESGLDPYTRADEPLLRQTAADDSHQKPEADAASEEMEAKRRPVLGEDHTIFEAMRALDFWILFVSFLCGVGTGLAVMNNMGQIGLAMGYVDVSIFVSLTSIWGFFGRIGSGMVSENFIRKAATPRPLWNAASQILMAVGYILMAIAMPGSLYIGSIVVGICYGIRLAITVPTASELFGLKYYGLIYNILILNLPLGSFLFSGLLAGLLYDMEATTTEGGGNTCVGAHCYRLVFVIMAIACVIGFGLDVLLSIRTKNLYTKIQAGKKTKRVVNGTQ; encoded by the exons ATGGGGTTCGCTTCCGACCGCTCGTCCGTTTCCTCCGCCACCAAATGGATGGGATTCGTCACCGCCGTCTGGGTTCAAGCTATTTCCGGCAACAATTACACCTTCTCCAACTACTCCGATGCACTCAAAACCCTCATGAGCCTCACCCAGCTCGAACTCAACAACCTCTCCGTCGCCAAAGACGTCGGCAAAGCCTTCGGCCTCCTCGCCGGCCTCGCCTCTGACAAACTACCCACTTGGGTTATCCTCCTCATCGGCTCCGTCGAGGGCCTGGTCGGCTACGGCGCCCAGTGGCTCGTCGTCAGTGAAAGGATCAAACCCCTCTCCTACTGGcag ATGTGTATATTTCTCTGCATGGGCGGCAACAGCACGACGTGGATGAACACGGCGATACTTGTCACCTGCATCCGAAACTTCCGGCGAAACAGGGGACCCGTTTCGGGGATTCTGAAGGGCTACGTGGGTCTCAGCACCGCCATCTTCACCGACCTCTGCGCCGCTCTGTTCAACAACGACCCCGCTAGCTTCCTCCTCATGCTGTCCATAACCCCCTTCGCCGTCTGCTTAACCGCCATGCTCTTCCTCCGCGAGGTCaccccttcttcctcctccgccGAAGACCACCGCGACTCCAGATATTTCTGGATCGTCAACGCCGGCGCAGTCTGCGTCGCCGTCTACCTCCTCGCCTACGACTTCATCCCAGACCCTTCGAACCTCTTCTCTCTAGTATTCTCCGTCATTCTCCTTATCCTCCTGGCGTCGCCGCTCGTGATTCCGGCGTACGCGTTTTTCACAGCGTGGGCCTCAAAGCCGGATCGGGTCGCGTCTGAGTCGGGTCTGGATCCGTATACCCGTGCAGACGAGCCGCTTCTGAGGCAGACGGCGGCGGACGATTCGCATCAGAAGCCGGAGGCGGATGCGGCGTCGGAGGAGATGGAGGCAAAGAGGAGGCCGGTTCTCGGGGAAGACCACACGATTTTCGAGGCAATGAGGGCGTTGGATTTCTGGATtttgttcgtgtcgtttttgtgCGGGGTGGGGACGGGTTTGGCGGTCATGAACAATATGGGGCAGATTGGATTGGCGATGGGATACGTCGACGTTTCGATCTTCGTTTCGCTCACGAGCATTTGGGGGTTTTTCGGGCGGATCGGTTCGGGTATGGTTTCGGAGAACTTCATCAG GAAAGCTGCAACACCAAGACCTCTGTGGAATGCTGCTTCTCAGATTCTAATGGCTGTTGGCTACATCCTAATGGCCATCGCCATGCCTGGTTCGCTATACATCGGTTCGATCGTCGTTGGCATATGCTACGGAATTCGTCTTGCCATCACAGTACCCACTGCATCTGAATTATTTGGTCTCAAATACTACGGACTTATTTACAACATTCTAATCCTCAACCTTCCACTCGGCTCCTTCCTCTTCTCCGGCCTGCTTGCCGGACTATTATACGACATGGAGGCTACCACCACGGAAGGAGGTGGCAACACCTGCGTTGGCGCACATTGCTACCGGCTCGTGTTTGTTATCATGGCCATTGCCTGTGTTATCGGGTTTGGTTTGGACGTTTTGCTGTCCATTAGAACCAAGAATCTCTACACCAAGATTCAAGCTGGCAAGAAAACAAAGAGAGTGGTTAATGGCACACAATAG